From Candida dubliniensis CD36 chromosome 7, complete sequence, the proteins below share one genomic window:
- a CDS encoding secretory lipase precursor, putative (Similar to C. albicans LIP5;~member of differentially expressed lipase gene family with possible roles in nutrition and acidic microenvironment; LIP5 and LIP8 expressed at all stages of mucosal and systemic infection; affects filamentous growth) has product MLFLLFLLAAPIYAGLIFPTKPSKDPFYNAPEGFEKAAVGDILQSRVTPKSITGGFIPLKIQNSWQLLVRSEDSFGNPNVIVTTVMEPFNADPSKVASYQVFEDAAKADCAPSYALQFGSDWSTLATQAEMYLMAPLLDQGYYVVSPDYEGPKSTFTIGKQSGQAVLNSIRATLKSGKITNVKEDAKVVMWGYSGGSLASGWAAALQPDYAPELSGNLLGAALGGFVTNITATAEATDDGIFAGIVANALGGVANEYSEFKEILQNDTDKQSVFDQFDSHCLADGVINYIGTSFLSGDHKIFKSGWDILKNPTISKVVEDNGLVYQKQLVPKIPILIYHGSIDQIVPIVNTKKTYQNWCDAGIASLEFSEDATNGHLTEAIIGAPAALTWIIDRFAGKQTVSGCQHVQRLSNLEYPNIPSSMVDYFKAALDVVLHLGLGPDIQKDQVSAEGIKKLGTIAI; this is encoded by the coding sequence ATGTTGTTTTTGCTATTCTTATTAGCTGCCCCCATCTACGCCGGTCTCATCTTTCCAACCAAACCATCAAAAGATCCCTTTTACAATGCCCCAGAAGGTTTTGAAAAAGCTGCTGTTGGTGATATTTTACAATCCAGAGTGACCCCCAAATCCATCACTGGTGGGTTTATTCCCCTCAAGATTCAAAATTCATGGCAACTTTTAGTTAGATCTGAAGATTCATTCGGTAACCCAAATGTCATCGTCACCACTGTTATGGAACCATTCAATGCTGACCCTTCCAAGGTTGCTTCTTATCAAGTTTTTGAAGACGCTGCTAAAGCTGACTGTGCCCCCTCTTATGCTCTTCAATTTGGTTCCGACTGGAGTACTTTGGCTACACAAGCAGAGATGTATTTGATGGCACCATTGTTAGACCAAGGATATTATGTTGTGTCTCCAGATTATGAAGGTCCCAAGCTGACATTCACTATTGGTAAACAATCTGGTCAAGCTGTTTTAAACTCTATTCGTGCAACTTTAAAATCTGGTAAAATCACCAATGTTAAAGAAGATGCTAAAGTTGTTATGTGGGGATACTCTGGTGGATCATTAGCCTCTGGTTGGGCAGCTGCTTTACAACCAGACTATGCACCCGAATTGAGCGGGAACTTGTTGGGTGCTGCATTAGGTGGATTTGTTACCAACATCACCGCTACAGCAGAAGCAACCGATGACGGTATTTTTGCAGGAATTGTGGCTAATGCTTTAGGTGGTGTTGCAAATGAATATTCTGAATTCAAAGAAATCTTGCAAAACGACACCGACAAACAGTCCGTGTTCGATCAATTTGACAGTCATTGTTTGGCCGATGGTGTGATCAACTATATTGGTACTTCGTTTTTATCTGGTGATCACAAGATCTTCAAATCAGGTTGggatattttaaaaaaccCAACAATTTCCAAAGTCGTCGAAGATAATGGGTTGGTatatcaaaaacaattagtTCCAAAAATCCCCATCTTGATTTATCACGgttcaattgatcaaattgtCCCTATTGTCAATACTAAGAAAACTTATCAAAATTGGTGTGATGCTGGTATTGCTTCATTGGAATTTTCAGAAGATGCTACCAATGGACATCTTACTGAAGCTATCATTGGTGCTCCTGCTGCTTTGACTTGGATTATTGATAGATTTGCTGGTAAGCAAACTGTTTCTGGTTGTCAACATGTTCAAAGATTAAGCAACCTTGAGTACCCAAATATCCCTTCTTCAATGGTTGACTATTTCAAAGCAGCATTGGATGTCGTTCTCCATCTTGGTCTTGGCCCAGATATCCAAAAGGATCAAGTCAGCGCTGAAGGAATTAAAAAACTTGGAACAATTGCTATTTAA
- a CDS encoding dolichyl-phosphate-D-mannose:protein O-D-mannosyltransferase, putative (required for virulence in mouse systemic infection and for adhesion to epithelial cells; has a role in hyphal growth and drug sensitivity;~Similar to S. cerevisiae PMT1) — MAKKPVSPASKVAAKQAAVRNRQQEDVFTLDPLIDPIFQKGELRSYLVTEPSPSVLKKRQIHTKEYWMLSSLLIIAFYVRMYNLSNPNSVVFDEVHFGGFARKYILGTFFMDVHPPLAKMLFGAIGAIGGFKGDFEFKSIGDKFPDSTPYIFMRQFPALLGVGTVILCYLTLRQSGVRPIIAYITTFLLIIENSNVTISRYILLDSPLIFFIAAAIYAWKKFEIQIPFTFGWYRSLLATGIALGLALSSKWVGLFTVAWVGLLCVYQLWFLIGDLSVSTKKIWGHFFARGIILLGVPIALYLGFFAIHFHLLSKEGDGGAFMSSAFRAGLQGNKIPRDITEQVGLGSIVTIRHVDTQGGYLHSHEHFYQTGSKQQQITLYPHLDSNNKWLIEPYNGTIHNETFVPLINGMKIRLKHINTGRRLHSHDEKPPVSERDWQKECSCYGYDGFAGDANDDWVVEIVNYRSQKGEAQTFVKAINTIFRLRHAMTGHYLFSSEVKLPEWGFGQQEVTSASQGKRSLTHWYIETNENNILPPSEAKIINYPKLSLWQKVVESHKRMWKINQGLTSHHHWQSSPSEWPLLLRGINYWNKEHKQVYLLGNAVTWWAATLSIITFGTYVLIAVFRWHLGTPLSSNKHVFNFNVQTFSYVLGWALHYLPFFIMGRQLFLHHYLPALYFGILALGHFFEIFTGYLTSRSKYFQQVAFVLVGLFSILSLVFYVNYSSLIYGTPWTKGSCELTKPFSGWDYNCGTFFETLGEYDIQDKSLASESEIPTETVVVEAKQTPKAEPRLAKQDDHIESPPAAAAEPVEVKEVKEEIEQLAPPLAVDFEEETPKVEDPQVVDVDASSNDEKSVEEKQQEQPQEDEDESVQQRQQ; from the coding sequence ATGGCAAAGAAACCGGTCTCACCCGCTTCTAAAGTTGCAGCAAAACAGGCTGCTGTCAGAAACAGACAACAAGAAGATGTATTTACACTTGATCCATTGATAGACCCAATATTTCAAAAGGGAGAATTGCGTTCGTATTTGGTGACTGAACCTTCCCCTAGTGTTCTTAAAAAAAGACAGATTCACACCAAGGAATACTGGATGCTTTCTagtttattgataattgcTTTTTACGTTAGAATGTATAACTTGTCCAATCCAAATTCCGTTGTTTTCGATGAAGTCCATTTCGGTGGTTTTGCtagaaaatatattttggGTACTTTTTTCATGGATGTACATCCTCCATTGGCTAAAATGCTTTTTGGAGCTATTGGTGCCATTGGTGGATTCAAAGgtgattttgaattcaaatcaattggtgACAAGTTCCCTGATTCCACACCTTATATATTTATGAGACAATTCCCGGCATTATTGGGTGTGGGAACGGTTATTTTGTGCTACTTGACTTTGAGACAATCAGGTGTTAGACCAATTATTGCTTATATAACTACCTTTTTATTGATCATTGAAAACTCAAATGTTACTATTTCAAGATATATTTTGTTAGATTCTCCTTTGATCTTCTTTATTGCTGCTGCTATTTATGCTTGGaagaaatttgaaattcaaattccaTTTACCTTTGGCTGGTATAGAAGTTTGTTGGCAACAGGGATTGCTCTTGGTTTAGCTTTGAGTTCCAAATGGGTCGGTTTGTTCACTGTGGCCTGGGTTGGTCTCTTGTGTGTCTACCAATTGTGGTTCCTCATTGGTGATTTATCAGTTAGTACCAAGAAAATCTGGGGTCATTTCTTTGCAAGAGGAATCATCTTGTTGGGTGTGCCAATTGCCTTATATCTTGGATTTTTTGCTATTCATTTCCATTTGTTAAGCAAAGAAGGTGATGGTGGTGCCTTTATGAGCAGTGCCTTTAGAGCCGGATTGCAAGGTAATAAAATTCCAAGAGATATTACCGAACAGGTTGGGTTAGGGTCTATTGTCACTATTCGTCATGTTGATACTCAAGGTGGATACTTGCATTCACATGAACATTTCTATCAGACAGGTTCaaagcaacaacaaattacTTTGTATCCTCATTTGGACTCTAACAACAAGTGGTTGATTGAACCTTACAATGGCACCATTCATAATGAAACTTTTGTTCCTTTAATCAACGGTATGAAAATTAGATTGAAGCATATTAACACTGGTAGAAGATTGCATTCACATGATGAAAAACCTCCAGTTAGTGAACGTGACTGGCAGAAGGAATGTTCATGTTATGGGTACGATGGATTTGCCGGTGATGCAAATGATGATTGGGTGGTTGAAATTGTCAATTATAGATCACAAAAGGGTGAAGCTCAAACATTTGTCAAGGCCATCAACACTATTTTCAGATTAAGACATGCCATGACTGGACACTATTTATTTTCTAGTGAAGTGAAATTGCCAGAATGGGGATTTGGTCAACAAGAAGTCACCAGTGCTTCACAAGGTAAACGTTCTTTGACACATTGGTATATTGAAaccaatgaaaataatatattgcCTCCATCAGAAGCCaagattattaattatCCTAAATTATCACTTTGGcaaaaagttgttgaatCACACAAGAGAATGTGGAAGATTAATCAAGGATTAACTTCACATCATCATTGGCAATCTAGTCCTTCTGAATGGCCATTATTGTTGAGAGGtatcaattattggaaCAAAGAACACAAACAAGTATATTTGTTGGGTAATGCTGTTACCTGGTGGGCTGCCACTTTGTCAATTATCACTTTTGGAACCTATGTCTTGATTGCTGTTTTTAGATGGCATCTTGGTACACCTTTGTCATCAAATAAAcatgttttcaatttcaatgttCAAACTTTCTCATATGTTTTAGGATGGGCATTACATTACCTtccatttttcattatggGTAGACAATTGTTTTTACATCATTATTTGCCAGCATTATATTTTGGTATTTTGGCTTTGGGACACTTTTTCGAAATTTTCACTGGTTATTTGACTTCCCGTTCCAAATATTTCCAACAAGTGGCATTTGTATTGGTGGGATTGTTTTCCATTTTGAGTTTAGTGTTTTACGTCAAttattcatcattaatcTACGGTACTCCTTGGACCAAAGGAAGCTGTGAATTGACCAAACCATTTAGTGGTTGGGATTATAACTGTGGCACTTTTTTCGAAACTTTAGGTGAATATGACATTCAAGATAAATCATTGGCTTCAGAATCTGAAATACCAACAGAAACAGTAGTTGTTGAAGCTAAACAAACTCCTAAAGCTGAACCAAGATTGGCTAAACAAGATGATCATATTGAATCTCCtcctgctgctgctgcagAACCTGTTGAAGTCAAAGAAgtcaaagaagaaattgaacaattggCACCACCATTAGctgttgattttgaagaagaaactcCGAAAGTGGAAGATCCGCAGGTGGTTGACGTAGATGCTTCTAGTAACGATGAAAAATCTGTTGAAGAAAagcaacaagaacaaccacaagaagatgaagatgaatcAGTGCAACAGCGCCAACAATAG